Proteins encoded together in one Drosophila albomicans strain 15112-1751.03 chromosome 2R, ASM965048v2, whole genome shotgun sequence window:
- the LOC127565993 gene encoding uncharacterized protein LOC127565993, with protein MPEKPSPSKTSPTAPKPVSGVKDAKPKDARPKPPQPVLRTPPTITHDRIWKIMKM; from the exons atgccTGAGAAGCCAAGCCCATCAAAGACAAGCCCCACCGCCCCAAAGCCTGTGAGTGGTGTCAAGGATGCGAAGCCCAAGGATGCGAGACCCAAGCCACCTCAGCCGGTGTTGCGAACTCCACCGACTATCACACACGACAGG ATCTGGAAGATTATGAAAATGTAG
- the LOC117576597 gene encoding general odorant-binding protein 83a-like isoform X1, translating into MANFIPETSYMKMALSDFGQNRRRRPVAACLLIVLSVLSGALLRPTSAQRADNYPPSNVLKMAKLFHDTCVEQTGVSEAAIKEFSDGEIHEDEKLKCYMNCLFHEFEVVDDNGDVHLETLFHSVPHSIRDKLMGMAQHCIHPEGDTLCHKAWWFHQCWKKADPQHYFLP; encoded by the exons ATGGCAAATTTTATACCCG AGACGAGCTACATGAAAATGGCTTTGAGTGACTTTGGTCAAAATCGTCGACGTCGTCCTGTTGCAGCATGCCTGTTAATCGTCTTGTCTGTGCTCAGTGGTGCGCTCTTGAGGCCAACCTCAGCACAGCGTGCTGACAAC tatCCACCGTCAAACGTACTCAAAATGGCCAAGCTTTTTCACGACACCTGCGTTGAGCAAACCGGCGTCAGTGAGG CGGCTATTAAGGAGTTCAGTGATGGTGAAATACATGAGGATGAGAAACTCAAGTGCTACATGAATTGCTTATTCCATGAATTCGAAGTGGTCGATGATAATGGTGATGTGCATCTGGAGACACTCTTTCACTCCGTTCCTCATTCCATCCGGGACAAACTGATGGGAATGGCGCAGCATTGCATTCATCCTGAGGGCGACACGCTGTGTCACAAAGCTTGGTGGTTCCATCAGTGCTGGAAGAAAGCCGATCCACAA cATTACTTTTTGCCATAA
- the LOC117576597 gene encoding general odorant-binding protein 83a-like isoform X2, producing MKMALSDFGQNRRRRPVAACLLIVLSVLSGALLRPTSAQRADNYPPSNVLKMAKLFHDTCVEQTGVSEAAIKEFSDGEIHEDEKLKCYMNCLFHEFEVVDDNGDVHLETLFHSVPHSIRDKLMGMAQHCIHPEGDTLCHKAWWFHQCWKKADPQHYFLP from the exons ATGAAAATGGCTTTGAGTGACTTTGGTCAAAATCGTCGACGTCGTCCTGTTGCAGCATGCCTGTTAATCGTCTTGTCTGTGCTCAGTGGTGCGCTCTTGAGGCCAACCTCAGCACAGCGTGCTGACAAC tatCCACCGTCAAACGTACTCAAAATGGCCAAGCTTTTTCACGACACCTGCGTTGAGCAAACCGGCGTCAGTGAGG CGGCTATTAAGGAGTTCAGTGATGGTGAAATACATGAGGATGAGAAACTCAAGTGCTACATGAATTGCTTATTCCATGAATTCGAAGTGGTCGATGATAATGGTGATGTGCATCTGGAGACACTCTTTCACTCCGTTCCTCATTCCATCCGGGACAAACTGATGGGAATGGCGCAGCATTGCATTCATCCTGAGGGCGACACGCTGTGTCACAAAGCTTGGTGGTTCCATCAGTGCTGGAAGAAAGCCGATCCACAA cATTACTTTTTGCCATAA
- the LOC117576599 gene encoding general odorant-binding protein 83a-like, producing the protein MVKFLVVTVLLSFSVTSFAAVTLSPEFLKAVRPIRDTCLKKSGSSDGLLKKSKFNKGPGAEDAKLKSYMGCVFLELNLVDANGDVMLEQLFQMLPAELKDVIMGMAKDCMVLQGATLNDKVWWLHQCWKKADPANYFML; encoded by the exons ATGGTTAAATTTCTCGTTGTCACGGTTCTCTTGAGTTTTTCTGTGACGAgctttgctgctgtg ACACTCTCACCGGAGTTTCTTAAAGCGGTTCGTCCTATTCGCGATACTTGTCTCAAAAAATCTGGCAGCTCGGATGGTTTGTTaaagaaaagtaaatttaa TAAGGGACCAGGTGCTGAAGATGCGAAACTCAAGTCGTATATGGGCTGTGTTTTCCTTGAGCTCAATTTAGTCGATGCCAATGGCGATGTGATGCTCGAACAATTATTCCAGATGTTGCCAGCGGAATTAAAGGATGTGATTATGGGCATGGCAAAGGATTGTATGGTCTTGCAGGGTGCCACATTAAATGACAAAGTCTGGTGGTTACATCAATGCTGGAAGAAAGCTGACCCAGCCAATTATTTCAtgttataa
- the LOC117576598 gene encoding general odorant-binding protein 83a-like: MMSLRATINIFSILLLSLLAISGSMSAELRRDETYPPPEMLKELAPVHDSCVQKTGVTEEAIKEFSDGEVHEDEKLKCYMYCVFDQTDVLHEDGEVHLEKLLDRIPDSMHDIAVNMGKRCLYPKGDNKCERAFWLHRCWKQADPKHYFLI; encoded by the exons atgATGTCACTGCGCGCAACtattaacatttttagcattttattgCTGTCTCTGCTGGCCATTTCAGGCAGCATGTCAGCTGAACTAAGACGAGATGAAACG TATCCGCCGCCAGAGATGCTGAAGGAGTTGGCGCCGGTGCACGATAGTTGTGTGCAGAAGACAGGCGTCACCGAAG AAGCAATTAAGGAGTTCAGCGATGGCGAAGTGCATGAGGACGAAAAGCTCAAGTGTTATATGTACTGTGTGTTTGACCAGACGGATGTGTTGCACGAGGATGGCGAGGTGCACCTGGAGAAGCTGCTGGATCGCATTCCCGACTCGATGCACGACATTGCGGTTAACATGGGCAAACGTTGTCTCTATCCCAAGGGCGATAACAAATGCGAGCGCGCTTTCTGGCTGCATCGTTGCTGGAAGCAGGCGGATCCCAAG CATTACTTTCTCATTTGA